A stretch of DNA from Telopea speciosissima isolate NSW1024214 ecotype Mountain lineage chromosome 5, Tspe_v1, whole genome shotgun sequence:
TATCGAGACAACCTCATGCCAACCGGATAGGAACCCCATCCCTTAGGGATACACGAATGAGGCTCTCATAAAAGCCCGCAGAGAAACAGGGAGATGCATCACTAAAAAAATTCCCATTTTCCTACCAATCTTCATAGCCACTTCCTTTGTgtgaaaaggaaagggaaacTCATAAACACACACCCAGATAGAGAATGAAACAAAACTCAGGGACTGAGGTTGAATTAAAGGGGCCCAGAGATGGAGACAAAATAGGCGGTTTTTAATCAACCAAGGCCTTTGATGGAGGACCATTGATAACTCTTGATGGTAGGTCAACTTATAAGGAAGAAGATATTCTCTCCTAAAGCCCAGACTTCTAGGTCACACTGAAGACCCCATGCGACTGAAAGAGCTTTAATTATAGACAGTAATGACAGAGACAGGTTTTACCCACTAGAACAAGTTCCCTACGCATGTAACTTTTTGATGGAATTTGATCTGTCATGGATAAATCAAGATCAACCGCCATATCTATGGGCCTCGGCTCGGAACAAACCTTAGACGGAGGAACCTCCGAAGAAGAAGCCACCAGGATCTGCAAACAAAGAAACCTAACAAACATGGAAATTAgtaaaaacataaataaataaagatgaaACCCTAAATTAGAACCCTAAActaacctaaccctaaatccCACTTTGCAGACAGAGAAACCTACATCAAACCAGAGCAAAAagacagaagaaaaagaacaaaacccTGAACGAATTCTAAACTTAAGGTACACCCTGAAAACCAAAACTGCCaccagaaaagaaaacaaaagaaaagggaaaaatctAACCAAATCCTAAACCTTGCCCTAGTCCAGAGCAAtcacaacaaaagaaaagataaagaaaaaagaagacgCAACAAGCCCAGCTAGAACAAACAAATCAACAACAAAGAGATACACCAAGGTTGAAtctaaaaagaacaaaaaaactgagaaaagaAAGGTTGAGAGGATGCAAACCCTAGGGCTAACCAGAGAAAAGTACAACCTCACACAAGAAACAACTACAAACCATAAATAAGACATGAGgaagcaaagagaagaaaacataGAACAATGAACCGTGAAACCAAATAAAAGAATTAGAGGTgatcaaaactcaaaaacaaaactaaaaaagaagggaaaaatgcaAGCCTAGGTCTAAACCAGAAAGAAGAACTAAAACTGAAACCATAAAAGATCTGAAAAGACCAAAGAAAACTAAAGCAAAACCGAAGACAAACCGAGAATGCAAAACCTAAAACCAAATCCTGATTTTTCTGGTCTATGGTTCTCACCATGGCTGTGCTTttgattgtataaattacttaaatttcttaccatatttagtaatgatactttttagatgtaataaaggaagaaaataaaaaatttctcccTTTAGTAATCATaatcaaatatgaaatgatttgaaGTTAGTGACATGACCATGTGGggtaatgaataaaaaatatctttattaggtttgaaaattttacttaCCTTCCATTAAATTTTCCTTACAAACAAATGGAACACATAGTTTAGCTTTGCTGAGAATGTCTTTTGTTGTTAGTTTGTCTAACCGTTCCAtcatttttgttctcttttggCTTTGGTAAGGAAACTCACTTCCATCTCTTTGCATTGAGATTGTTGACCTATAAAGGTAACGCTTACGTATAGTTTCTTCATCGTTTATGCACAAAGTTGGTGTTTCAAGACACCAATACATCACATGCTATCATGGTTTTTCGCTTAATAAGGGGCCAAGTTGATAATCCCTCAAGTTCTGACTTGAATTTATTGAATGGTTTAGGATTAGTGGGTCCAAAGTTCTTGCAACCGCTTTGATCAATAAACAACGATTGGATTATAATATtctggtatatatatatataaaaggaaaaagaacatcACCCGATCGCATAGTGTACACCGCCCCTGTTCGCTGACACAGgggtgtgcaaaatgaccatcacaCCCTTTGAACCTTGAAAATGACCAAAGGTGCGGCGATCATTATTCCCCCTATGTCAGGGCGTAGGGGTGGCGTGTCTGGTGTGACTAGATGGCGTTCTTTCTTCCATATATACAATTAGGGATATATTATACGATTGGATCTAAAGGTAGAGTGAAGGTGGATAATACATACATTTAAAGGGTACTCCATCTTAGATTGATTAGTAAGATTGCATTTGGGGCTACCACATACTATATTTGGATGAAACAAAACCTTAGACATTGGGCTCAACGATCCACCAAATTTTGGGATCGATTTCATTTGAGGTTAGGAGCAAGGTGCAAGCCAGCCAAGGCTCTTGTATTGATAATCCTCACAATCCTCTTACTATGGATGCACTACAGTAAGTTTTAAGGAAAAAGGAACGCCTTCGGGTTGTGCGTCTGGGCGTGTagctgcacctagacacaactAGGTGCAAAATGACCGACACACCCCTGCCTTTCATGGAGGTGGGCCTGTTCATTTTGTGCCcagctgtgtctgggcacaggtacaCGGCCAAACACACAATCGGGTGCCGTTCTTTCTCCCAAGTTTTAATTATGTTTGTTTGTCTTtgctcataaaaaaaaaaaaaaaacaaggaagaatATTGGATCGGGTGATTGGTATCAGCCCAATTAATAAACAGACGGCTTAATTGCAATCCTAATTTGCCACCATAAAtttgacccgacccgacccgttTCTATTCCTTTCTGATAATAAGTAGCATGATGAGTGCACATATGTAAGCTACACACATAATCAAAAAATCTAGCCACCAAACCAACCCTCACCTTTCCACAATGCGTGGAAATGAATCAAGATTCGATAACCAAGCAAAAGGGTTAGCCCACCAACCATCCTTCTCTACATTATTTTTCGTCACCCTCAAGGTTTGATCTTTGattcagaaataaataaataaagggtgttttcaggttttgtaCATGGCCGTGCATGCACGGTCATGCCTTCTATCGTTGAATAGCCATGATAATGTACAATACATTACCCCTCATCCCCATCCAACGATTACAGGTACGATCGTGCACCATGCACGGCCATGCACAAAACCTTTTACCATCAATAAATAAAGCTTAAAATCACTAAACACTTGTCATCTATATGGAAGTGGAAGTGTTGTAATTTACCAAAACAACCATAGGTGTTGGCGTGTCAACATCACAAGAGAGCTTTAGGTATCTCAAAAGGTTCTCAACCAAACTACCCTGCAAGATAATGTCAATATCTCCCACCTTCCTTAGTTCATACCCTCAAACTCACACGCTAAGTGACAACCTATCCTCTTACTCTTTCCTCAAACTCATcacctattcttcttcttcttctttcttacttcTTAGTATAACTTAACagttcattcattcattcattcactcACTACTTATCTCTACCTTACAACAATGGCTTCTAAGCTTCCTTCACTAACCTTCTTGCTTGTATTAGTGGTTGCAGCTTTGTATACACCACAGACCTTCTCATCGAAAGGCGGCCCGGCGCAAGAAGGATTCCGGCTTGGTCTAAAACATGTAGATGaaggaagaaatttcactaaacTTGAACTTCTCCAACGCGCAATTAAACGTGGAAAGCTTAGATTGGAGAGGTTAAGTACAATGGTTAAGACTACAAAGACTACAACTGATGTAATTCAAACTCCAGTATTACCAGGTGAGGGTGATTTTCTAATTCATTTATCTATTGGAACTCCACCAGTAAATTTTGATGCAATTATGGATACTGGAAGTGATTTGATTTGGACACAATGTAAGCCTTGCATAAATTGTTACAAGCAAAACACACCAATTCTTGATCCAAATACATCTTCATCATTCTCCAAACTATCATGTTCTAGTAAATTTTGTGAAGCTCTTAGTGCTTCGGCGTGCGCCGATGATGGATGTGAGTATCAGTACGCGTACGGTGATTCGTCGTCGACTCAAGGTGTTATGGCAACTGAAACCCTAACTTTTGAGGGTAAACCTAAAATTACTATCCCTAATATTGCTTTTGGATGTGGTGAGGATAATGAAGGAGATGGATTTAAACAAGGACAAGGACTAATGGGTCTTGGAAGAGGTCCTTTATCACTTGTTTCACAATTAGGCTATGGAAAATTTGCTTATTGTCTTGGTTCTATTGAAAGTTCAAGTAGTAATCTTGTTCTTGGATCTTTTCCTAGCTTAGATAAAACAAGTGATTCAGTTTTACCTACACCTTTGAGTCAAAATCCATCTCAACAAACATTCTATTATATATCACTTGAAGGGATTACTGTTGGAGACACTCTATTATCCATTCCAAATACTACTTTTACAATTAAAGAAGATGGAAGTGGAGGAATGATTGTAGATTCTGGTACTACATTGACATACTTAGAAGAAAATGGTTATAAATTAGTGAGGAAAGCTTTCATATCTGGGATTAAACTTCCGGTATCGGATATCGATTCGGGACTTGATTTGTGTTTCGATATGCCTAATGAGACTGATATAGAGGTTCCCAAATTGATATTTCACTTCACAGGTTCTGATTTGATACTTCCAGTTGAGAATTATTTAATGTATGATTCTTCAATGGGATTGTTATGCTTGATGATGGGGCCATCGACCGGGTTATCGGTGTTTGGAAATGTTCAACAGCAGAATTTTTTGATCCTTCATGATCTGGAGAAGGAGACGATGTCATTTGTTCCTCAGCAGTGTGAttgagttttagggtttcatgaTTTAATTTTACTGTCTCTGTTGGTTTGTGTTGTCTTTTTAGAGGATGTAAATATGAAAGAGAAGTTTCATACTTGTTTAAATATGTCTCTATAATTGTTTTGTTGCTTATAAGACCCGagtattgttttcttttttttttgtgggaccGTTACAGATATCCAACTCTTAGCTTTTGGATTTGAGGTAATTGGACCCATAATTTCTTTCTTGTATAAAGTCTAAGCATCAATGTCTACTTGTTGAAATAAGAACTCGCAacaattgagttgcaggtgcaGCATCCTGCATCAACGTCTACATTTGTGCGTTTCCTACACGACTCATCTTATTTTGACTCTTGATTTTATGTGATTCCAACGTTCCACATTAAATCATCcgagttctctctctctctctctctctgttttttttttttttttctttcgaccGTAATTATGTTTGATTGTTCTCTTTGTTTCTTGGGGACGCTAAGAaggtgtttctttttttttttttttggtagaaggtgGTTACAAATAGGAATTCAGATCcactccaatgacatttaaccaccagagtcgacctcccaccatccatggcgtgtgggtaggggtgtcaactggtcggGCTCGGTCAGGCCTAGCCAGGCCTCACTGTGCTTAAAGCTTGCACAGTGACCGCCCGTTTAAGTCCTCGGGCCGGGCCTagtcgggctaggtcgggttTCGGGCTATAATCAGGCTAATGTAATCGGCTTTTAACCGGGCCTTAACCGGGCTCTAAATGGTGCAGCCATAGATTCAatgaatattaaaaattaaaaactaatcaCTTTTGAAGAAGCATTAAACTTGCAACTTGCACATGAAACCCAAACCTTCATGGGTACTTATTTGGGATTAGAGACTTGTAACTCCAAGGGATGTGAGTGACTAAAATGGTGGATTGAAGGAGGAGAATTCGAATTCGGATTTCCcatctctcaccctctctgtgAAGACTTTGAACTGAAGAAACTCAAACAGCCCAAATGGGTATTGTAGAGTGTAACCATGAAAGCTTGAATTATAGAACAATGCTTATGGTTTATTGTtgacttctaattttttttctaagtcAACTGTAGTGGTAATACACCTCATGATCATCAGAACCGCTCATTCTTGTGtttgagagagagtgagagagttgGGGCAGCaaattgggttttggatttgagaAGAGACTAAGGGGTGAGAACGTTGATGAAGCACAAGAGTATGCCACATTTATAATCTAGTAGTGCGTGTCAAGGAATTTTTCCAATAACCAATAGAAATATGCCATATAGAATAAAATTAACAAGTAGAGAAAGGGCTAAACAATGTTTGAAAGGAACAgaaaagggtcgggctaggtcagGCTAGGCTCGGTCAGGCTAGGTCGGGCTACCATTCGATCGGTCCGGTCGGGCGCCCGATGGGCTAAAACCCCACACCGTGACCGCCCACttactaaacatgtcgggcttaagcccgacacgtttagtaaacGGGGCGGACCAGGCCGGGCTTTATCCGGGCGGGCTCGAACGATTCTAccgggccgggcctggaattgacacccctacgtGTGGGgaccacaccccatggatggtgggagatctgactttggttgttaaatgtcattggagaggatccaaactcTACAAATATGTGCTTGTCAAAgcatttctaaaaaaaattggacATTAAATGTTTATTGTCATTACTACATCACTAAGCATAAACACCCTAATTTAGCAAACACCTCAACAAAGTGGGCATTAAATGTTTATTATCATTACTACATCACTAAGTATAAACTACGTGACGGTTGTagattatgaccctccccaaaccccatagtggcgggagccacgtgcactgggtacacctaGGGTCCCCACCCTGAGCCAGAACAGGGCATGGGTTGAAATACCTTGACCTTAAGGGCGGGTTGAGGCCTCGGactgagcccggcccggcccaacccgacactgtcttcttcttcttgttcttctttttatgttgttgttgttgttgttgttgttgttgttcttcttcttcttcttcccagcttgGCCAACCCATGAATCTCTCTTCCCCCAtggttagggccaatcagggtcagcccagccCCCGACGGTGGGTCAGCGttgcccatgcatctcccttcccccatggtcaacccgacccaaccctgagggcaggtcagggttggatttttctagccctgagtcagggctAGGTCTAAGGGTGTCATTAGTGCGGTTCTAGTTATTTGGTTCGGTTGCGGTGCGatttacattttgataaggtgaaatcaaaacgAACTGGATAAGAATCAACTA
This window harbors:
- the LOC122663079 gene encoding aspartic proteinase nepenthesin-1, encoding MASKLPSLTFLLVLVVAALYTPQTFSSKGGPAQEGFRLGLKHVDEGRNFTKLELLQRAIKRGKLRLERLSTMVKTTKTTTDVIQTPVLPGEGDFLIHLSIGTPPVNFDAIMDTGSDLIWTQCKPCINCYKQNTPILDPNTSSSFSKLSCSSKFCEALSASACADDGCEYQYAYGDSSSTQGVMATETLTFEGKPKITIPNIAFGCGEDNEGDGFKQGQGLMGLGRGPLSLVSQLGYGKFAYCLGSIESSSSNLVLGSFPSLDKTSDSVLPTPLSQNPSQQTFYYISLEGITVGDTLLSIPNTTFTIKEDGSGGMIVDSGTTLTYLEENGYKLVRKAFISGIKLPVSDIDSGLDLCFDMPNETDIEVPKLIFHFTGSDLILPVENYLMYDSSMGLLCLMMGPSTGLSVFGNVQQQNFLILHDLEKETMSFVPQQCD